From Arcticibacter tournemirensis, one genomic window encodes:
- a CDS encoding site-specific integrase → MKTVNTFGIQFIIRQDKLKDGKAPIYARITVNGEIIHFALKQWINAACWDQRRGIGKGKAESIKMTNNGLEQVRMALGRCYQELQLKGGLVTASAVKDAFLGTDSEEPNTLSRLVEYHNEQAKYELEWSTLKHYYVTQRYLTRFLEAKFRKRNILLREINYKFIADFETFLRAHKPNDHQKPMNNNGVMKHLIRLRKMTNLALRLEWITSDPFKNYKIRHQKVDKDYLTQFELEAMEKKEFDIERLAIVRDLFVFCCYTGLAYVDVMKLTASHIVRGIDGEDWIKILRQKTNIPVNTPILPQAKQIMEKYQDHYRSAKLDTIFPVFSNQKVNSYLKEIADLCGIKKTLTFHIARHTFATTVTLSNGVPIETVSKMLGHTKVATTQIYARVLEQKISDDMRRLRKKLVGDH, encoded by the coding sequence ATGAAGACGGTAAACACATTCGGAATCCAGTTTATTATCCGTCAGGATAAGCTGAAAGACGGCAAGGCTCCAATCTATGCAAGGATCACGGTTAACGGTGAAATTATCCATTTCGCCCTGAAGCAATGGATAAATGCAGCTTGTTGGGATCAGCGCAGAGGTATAGGAAAAGGAAAGGCAGAATCAATTAAGATGACTAATAACGGATTGGAGCAGGTACGTATGGCACTTGGTCGCTGCTACCAGGAATTGCAGCTGAAGGGCGGTCTTGTTACAGCATCTGCTGTTAAAGATGCCTTCCTTGGAACCGATAGTGAGGAACCCAATACACTCAGTCGGTTAGTTGAATATCACAATGAACAGGCGAAATACGAACTGGAATGGAGTACGCTGAAACATTATTATGTCACGCAGCGCTATCTGACCCGATTCCTGGAAGCCAAATTCCGTAAGAGGAATATCTTGCTGCGTGAGATCAACTATAAGTTTATTGCCGATTTTGAAACGTTCCTCCGGGCGCACAAGCCGAACGATCATCAGAAGCCGATGAATAACAATGGCGTAATGAAGCACCTTATCCGCTTACGAAAAATGACCAATCTGGCGCTTCGGCTTGAATGGATCACTTCCGATCCGTTTAAGAATTACAAGATCCGGCATCAAAAGGTGGATAAGGATTATCTTACGCAGTTTGAGCTGGAGGCGATGGAGAAAAAAGAATTCGATATCGAACGGCTTGCTATCGTAAGAGATCTGTTCGTTTTCTGTTGTTATACCGGGCTTGCTTATGTAGATGTGATGAAATTGACAGCTAGTCATATCGTCCGGGGGATTGACGGCGAGGACTGGATCAAGATCCTCAGGCAGAAAACGAATATTCCGGTCAATACGCCAATTCTGCCCCAGGCTAAACAGATCATGGAAAAATATCAGGATCATTACCGGTCTGCAAAACTTGATACTATATTTCCGGTGTTCTCGAATCAAAAAGTGAATAGCTATCTGAAAGAGATCGCTGACCTCTGTGGGATCAAAAAGACGTTGACGTTTCATATCGCCCGTCATACGTTTGCTACGACGGTAACACTATCTAACGGGGTGCCGATAGAAACTGTGAGTAAGATGCTGGGGCATACCAAGGTTGCTACCACTCAGATTTATGCAAGGGTTTTAGAACAGAAAATCAGTGATGATATGAGGCGTTTAAGGAAGAAACTGGTTGGTGATCATTAG
- a CDS encoding FRG domain-containing protein: protein MTLLISDYSKTHEDTANDIGILGFLQHHGCPTPLMDWTFHFPTGLFFAVDGIDYSCKGREIDEHISLYYLEKSYFEGGSMRGLLSDSLDNVSKDILDNLINAIPDAEIRETARNKFSDRSFFDHSKIPGTGFILNMVPMEKMMHIPQAYFSDDNPDSGLIFSLINSQNIISQHGAFTWNASATMPLEMVAAAEYEKARKQDEPSDFRFCKCINIHKSLVPYILEKINAVGTHTGSVYPTTAKEIDTWEIYEAVKNGIKNP, encoded by the coding sequence TTGACATTGTTAATTTCCGATTACAGTAAAACCCATGAGGATACCGCTAATGATATCGGGATACTGGGCTTTCTACAACATCATGGTTGTCCGACACCATTGATGGATTGGACCTTTCATTTTCCAACCGGCCTGTTTTTCGCAGTGGATGGGATAGATTATTCATGCAAAGGACGGGAGATTGATGAGCACATCAGCTTATATTATCTGGAGAAGTCCTATTTTGAAGGCGGTAGCATGAGGGGTTTGTTAAGTGATAGTTTAGATAATGTGAGTAAGGATATCTTAGATAACTTGATTAACGCGATCCCTGACGCAGAAATACGAGAAACGGCAAGAAATAAATTTTCTGACCGCAGCTTTTTCGATCATAGTAAAATTCCTGGTACCGGTTTCATATTGAATATGGTGCCCATGGAAAAAATGATGCACATACCGCAGGCATATTTTAGCGATGATAACCCGGATTCGGGATTGATCTTTTCGCTGATAAACAGTCAAAATATCATTAGTCAGCACGGCGCGTTTACTTGGAACGCTAGTGCAACCATGCCATTGGAAATGGTAGCCGCAGCCGAATATGAAAAGGCAAGGAAACAAGACGAACCTTCGGATTTCCGGTTTTGCAAATGCATCAACATTCACAAAAGCTTGGTGCCCTATATCCTGGAAAAGATCAATGCGGTTGGTACACATACAGGATCAGTTTATCCGACAACTGCAAAAGAGATTGACACCTGGGAAATTTACGAAGCAGTTAAAAACGGTATAAAGAATCCATAG
- the istA gene encoding IS21 family transposase: MDKKTISNWIMYHQIRKMHAEGSTFSQIASLLGLDRRTVKKYYRMDEQLYESFLSGKEERSKLLSPYEGFVKEKLEALPSASTAQVHDWLKEHHSEFPPTSPRTVYNFVMWVRQKYRIMTEERTRDYMRVEELPYGAQGQADFGQYTLRSAEGRKKVWFFSLVLSASRYKYVHFSDRPFTTGTAIEAHEAAFRFLGGIPKELVYDQDRLFLVDENLGELLLTKEFKTYVFERDYQIYFCRKADPQSKGKIENVIGYIKKNFLYGRLYHDIEVLQSQVLAWLARTGNAMVHGTTKKVPMQEWEQEKAHLSSWAPIGLMPDYIVSAVLKDNMFNYKGNSYSVPCGTYKGKGTYLNLRLEEGDVLAVYNQQEELLCHHELYSGRGKTVINTDHKRDKSGKVRDLIHQTAALFSDRQQALVFLEKIREQKPRYARDQVQAIRDAISGSDGPMKDTALDTCMVRSLFDATAFKEILRQLTELALQPTSREAMIKLLDPANLKKAEIRPKGSDIRVYENLFNTRL, from the coding sequence ATGGACAAAAAAACCATTAGTAATTGGATCATGTATCATCAAATCAGAAAAATGCACGCAGAAGGGTCCACCTTCTCACAAATTGCTTCATTGCTGGGCCTGGACCGCAGAACGGTAAAGAAGTACTACCGGATGGATGAGCAATTGTATGAAAGTTTTCTTAGTGGAAAAGAGGAGCGTAGTAAGTTGCTGTCCCCCTATGAGGGATTCGTAAAGGAGAAGCTGGAGGCCCTTCCTTCAGCAAGCACCGCCCAGGTCCATGACTGGCTGAAGGAACATCATTCCGAATTTCCGCCTACCAGCCCCCGTACTGTTTATAATTTTGTGATGTGGGTGCGCCAGAAGTACCGGATCATGACGGAAGAACGGACCAGGGATTATATGCGGGTGGAAGAACTGCCCTATGGAGCTCAGGGCCAGGCCGATTTCGGTCAGTATACCCTGCGCAGTGCCGAAGGCCGGAAGAAAGTCTGGTTCTTCAGCCTGGTACTCTCTGCCAGCCGTTATAAGTATGTCCACTTCTCGGACCGGCCATTCACAACCGGGACAGCCATAGAAGCCCACGAGGCAGCATTCCGGTTCCTGGGAGGAATCCCCAAAGAGCTGGTTTATGATCAGGACCGGTTATTTCTAGTTGATGAAAACCTGGGGGAACTACTGCTGACCAAAGAGTTTAAAACATATGTGTTTGAGCGCGACTATCAAATCTATTTCTGCCGCAAAGCAGATCCCCAGAGTAAAGGAAAGATTGAGAATGTGATCGGCTATATCAAGAAGAACTTCCTTTACGGTCGTCTTTACCATGATATAGAAGTCCTGCAGTCCCAGGTGCTGGCCTGGCTTGCCCGGACCGGCAACGCCATGGTACACGGAACCACAAAAAAGGTCCCTATGCAGGAGTGGGAACAGGAAAAAGCGCATCTGAGTAGCTGGGCCCCTATTGGCCTGATGCCGGACTATATTGTATCTGCTGTGCTAAAGGACAATATGTTCAATTATAAGGGGAACAGTTACTCGGTCCCCTGCGGTACCTATAAGGGAAAAGGAACGTATCTCAACCTTCGCCTGGAAGAGGGGGACGTACTGGCTGTTTATAATCAGCAGGAGGAACTGCTATGCCACCATGAACTCTATTCAGGACGGGGAAAGACTGTGATCAATACCGATCATAAAAGGGACAAAAGTGGTAAAGTCCGTGACCTGATCCATCAGACTGCCGCTCTTTTTTCAGACAGGCAGCAGGCACTGGTGTTTTTGGAAAAGATCCGGGAGCAAAAACCCCGTTACGCCCGCGATCAGGTGCAGGCTATCCGGGATGCCATAAGCGGCAGTGATGGGCCTATGAAGGACACCGCTTTGGATACCTGCATGGTAAGGAGCTTGTTTGACGCCACTGCTTTTAAAGAAATACTCCGCCAGCTCACCGAGCTGGCCCTTCAGCCTACCAGCAGGGAGGCCATGATCAAACTCCTTGATCCGGCTAATCTGAAGAAAGCAGAGATCAGGCCTAAAGGAAGCGATATCAGGGTTTATGAAAACTTATTTAATACACGATTATAA
- the istB gene encoding IS21-like element helper ATPase IstB: METLETIKKQCQLLRLGAVTGKVEALADRAAAEGLSYLEFIRQLLDSELEDRRRRDQQRREKAACLPLNHHLEQYDSSREERLPKARLEQLKELTWLDQNYNIILMGPSGTGKTMLSAGLCYHAVKNGYRAYFRTMEQLMTILRTKDIATVARADYARLTRAQLIVIDDMMMISQNKMEANAFFHFINTLHEKTSFIITTNKSPKQWVEILGDEVITTALLDRLLYRCEIIQLAGESYRMQNRKSIFETIG, translated from the coding sequence ATGGAAACACTGGAAACGATCAAAAAACAATGTCAGTTACTGCGCCTGGGCGCAGTAACCGGAAAGGTGGAAGCACTGGCAGACCGTGCCGCTGCCGAAGGCCTCAGCTACCTGGAATTCATCAGGCAACTGCTGGACAGCGAACTGGAGGACCGCCGCAGACGCGATCAGCAGCGCAGGGAGAAAGCCGCCTGCCTGCCTTTAAACCACCATCTGGAGCAGTACGATAGTTCCAGGGAAGAGCGCCTTCCCAAAGCCAGGCTGGAGCAGCTTAAAGAACTGACATGGCTGGACCAGAACTACAACATCATCCTGATGGGCCCCAGCGGTACCGGCAAAACGATGCTCTCGGCAGGCTTATGTTATCACGCAGTGAAGAACGGCTACCGGGCTTATTTCCGTACCATGGAGCAGTTAATGACCATACTGAGGACGAAAGATATTGCTACGGTTGCAAGAGCCGACTACGCCCGGTTAACCAGAGCGCAACTGATCGTTATCGACGATATGATGATGATCTCTCAGAACAAGATGGAGGCCAACGCCTTCTTTCACTTCATTAACACCCTGCACGAGAAGACCTCTTTTATTATTACCACCAATAAGTCTCCCAAACAATGGGTGGAAATACTGGGCGACGAAGTCATTACCACGGCACTTTTAGACCGCTTGCTGTACCGCTGCGAGATCATACAGCTGGCTGGAGAAAGCTACAGAATGCAGAATAGAAAATCAATTTTTGAAACTATAGGTTAA
- the tnpC gene encoding IS66 family transposase, with amino-acid sequence MTATANLSMETLLSKFNDLAETVERNEKRYQEALQSKDLENLQLKHELAQLKKMIFGTKSERFVPATSPKQMSMFAEPLVQQQDTEQQVSYTRTLSQPKESNHQGRLPLPASLLRQQIILEPAGIDVKTLKKIGEEITEELEYTPGKLFVKQYVRPKYADPTTGGVICAPLPERPISKGIAGPALLAYIIISKFVNHLPVYRQLQQFSREGINIPSSTMNDWITACCKLLEPLYQALVKTVLSCDYIKADETPIKVLDKTKKEGTTRGYHWLYQSAQPGLVLFDYRAGRGREGPLEILKDFKGYLSTDGYAAYDIFEQNKDIKRLCCWAHVRRKYTESRNNDPSRADHVLTQIQKLYTLERQAKNEGLSFEQIKDLRTQSALPVLEELKSWLMENYQQVLPSSPIGKAIAYNLTLWDKLVVYLQDGRLQPDNNAVENSVRPSAIGRRNYLFAGSHEGAKRVAMLYSFMGSCKMHGINPQQWLQDVLERIPEHKANKLFELLPNNWTPSQMQ; translated from the coding sequence ATGACAGCAACGGCAAATCTTAGTATGGAAACCCTGCTTTCCAAATTCAATGATTTGGCTGAAACTGTTGAACGCAATGAAAAGCGTTACCAGGAAGCCCTTCAATCTAAGGACCTGGAGAACTTACAACTCAAACACGAGCTGGCCCAGCTAAAGAAAATGATCTTTGGGACCAAAAGTGAACGGTTTGTTCCCGCTACCTCACCCAAGCAAATGTCCATGTTTGCTGAGCCATTAGTCCAGCAGCAAGACACAGAGCAGCAAGTAAGCTATACACGTACACTTTCGCAGCCAAAAGAATCGAACCATCAGGGAAGGTTACCCTTGCCCGCCAGTTTACTTCGTCAGCAAATTATTCTGGAGCCTGCAGGCATAGACGTTAAGACACTTAAAAAAATAGGTGAAGAGATTACCGAAGAGCTGGAATACACTCCGGGTAAACTCTTTGTTAAACAATATGTTCGTCCTAAATATGCAGATCCCACAACTGGTGGAGTGATATGCGCGCCATTACCTGAACGGCCTATTTCTAAAGGAATAGCAGGTCCTGCGCTTCTAGCTTATATTATCATCAGCAAATTCGTCAATCATTTGCCAGTGTACCGTCAGCTTCAACAGTTTTCAAGAGAAGGTATCAACATTCCTTCCTCTACAATGAACGATTGGATTACTGCCTGCTGCAAACTATTGGAACCACTTTACCAGGCATTGGTAAAGACGGTATTGAGCTGTGACTACATCAAAGCGGATGAAACTCCCATTAAAGTACTGGATAAAACTAAAAAAGAAGGCACAACCAGAGGCTACCACTGGTTGTATCAATCGGCACAGCCCGGGCTGGTCCTGTTTGATTACCGGGCAGGACGAGGCAGAGAAGGTCCGCTTGAAATACTAAAAGACTTTAAAGGATATCTTAGCACAGACGGGTATGCCGCTTACGACATCTTCGAACAAAACAAAGACATCAAAAGACTTTGTTGCTGGGCGCATGTGAGACGTAAATACACTGAGAGTAGAAACAACGACCCTTCCAGGGCTGATCATGTATTGACTCAAATCCAGAAGCTATATACTTTGGAGCGTCAAGCTAAAAATGAAGGACTGTCTTTTGAGCAGATCAAAGATCTTCGCACGCAAAGCGCTCTGCCGGTACTGGAGGAACTAAAATCCTGGCTGATGGAAAATTACCAGCAGGTATTACCCTCAAGTCCTATCGGAAAAGCTATTGCTTATAACTTGACACTTTGGGACAAATTGGTGGTCTATCTTCAGGACGGAAGATTGCAACCGGACAATAACGCTGTAGAAAACTCAGTCAGACCTTCAGCGATTGGACGACGTAACTATTTATTTGCAGGATCGCATGAAGGAGCTAAACGGGTTGCCATGCTCTATTCTTTCATGGGAAGTTGCAAAATGCATGGGATTAATCCTCAGCAATGGCTGCAAGACGTCCTGGAGCGAATTCCAGAACACAAGGCAAATAAACTTTTTGAACTTCTGCCTAATAATTGGACTCCTTCTCAAATGCAATAA
- the tnpB gene encoding IS66 family insertion sequence element accessory protein TnpB (TnpB, as the term is used for proteins encoded by IS66 family insertion elements, is considered an accessory protein, since TnpC, encoded by a neighboring gene, is a DDE family transposase.), which translates to MLALSSACRYYFYQGITDFRCGFDALSGIVRSRLGQDPTTGDIFIFVNRKRSQIKLLHFEGDGFALYHKRLESGNFEVPQATDGTKHTTISSDELMLILKGINLKSVQRRKRFSMKKIA; encoded by the coding sequence ATGCTTGCCCTGTCTTCTGCCTGTCGTTATTACTTTTATCAGGGTATTACAGATTTCAGATGTGGCTTTGATGCACTAAGCGGTATTGTACGCTCCCGGTTGGGTCAGGATCCTACTACTGGTGATATTTTTATCTTTGTAAACCGAAAGCGCAGTCAAATTAAACTTCTTCACTTTGAAGGCGATGGTTTTGCCTTATATCATAAGCGCCTGGAGAGTGGGAATTTTGAGGTACCGCAGGCTACTGATGGTACTAAGCATACTACCATTAGCAGTGATGAACTTATGCTTATTCTTAAAGGAATAAATCTAAAAAGTGTACAAAGAAGAAAGCGTTTTTCAATGAAAAAGATAGCCTGA
- the tnpA gene encoding IS66 family insertion sequence element accessory protein TnpA has translation MNKTVSQESEMFPHIQAWKSSGLSQKSYCEQNNIASHIFHYWLSKYRIREQGVDTEKGFVAVKVVSAKKPAASLEVIGCNGNRLIFFEQPDVSLLKSLLS, from the coding sequence ATGAATAAAACAGTATCTCAGGAAAGCGAAATGTTTCCGCATATTCAAGCGTGGAAGTCTAGCGGTCTCAGCCAAAAATCCTATTGTGAACAAAACAATATTGCTTCCCATATTTTCCATTATTGGTTAAGTAAGTACCGCATTAGAGAGCAGGGTGTCGATACTGAAAAGGGATTTGTTGCTGTAAAAGTGGTTTCTGCCAAGAAACCTGCTGCTTCTCTGGAGGTAATTGGATGTAATGGAAATCGTCTGATCTTCTTTGAGCAACCCGATGTATCCCTATTAAAAAGTCTGTTGAGCTAA
- a CDS encoding N-6 DNA methylase yields MGRPDAYIATDTKDTIWVNALTGNRILDEDGKEIKTHFNPLDERIVQLIEKINYSINELNDSLKPKQLVNPTALAKQIWQDIWSVSGATPENCLYTFVELFIFKYLSDLDVLKGRHNFYKLIEDFKDNNADDLLEDYAKSIRPKIKDLFPAGKDGTTIINGTIFVSKDQKAVKGYSTVFKKVLLRFCDYGKLEHIDYDFKSQLFESFLKESISKKNWGQFFTPLKVVRSIVEMAKDEIKEGAVICDPACGVGKFLLEPIVTKLDQYFTVEKNLLIPKITIHGFDKGFDKDEQKTIILAKANMLIYFSDILKENSGLTQQFAKLFNDSFTLKTNSILGTLSEPVENTYDLILTNPPYVTSGSSNLKAEIKKDGELVNYYKVNAMGVEGLFMEWIVKALKPNGKAIIVVPDGIFNRQNDKNLRKFIIDECFIDSIISLPLKTFFTTPKKTYILSITKKSRKSDVQTAPVFTYLASEIGESRDVYRFDIEQDDLGEAIALYSFFKGNKTGFEKINSDPRCKIQPFAKFNPENHWSVDRWWTKEEQIGLGILEQDEIVSLNNLSEILSDFSNTLNEYSNLLNSVSEKESIDSDFQEIQLDDKAYFNLSIGKRVLKRDIIKIKGDIPIYSANVNVPVGFHNQSNIEDFNNNFVLWGIDGDFDFNAIPKNSPFVSTDHCGVIRVMTDDILPEYLLIQLEIGRHKYGFDRGLRASLRNIKEVAIKVPFNKDGSINIPKQREIIEKYEYVKELKAKIADYKNLISELTIDVEK; encoded by the coding sequence ATGGGACGGCCGGACGCTTACATAGCTACTGACACAAAAGATACAATTTGGGTCAACGCTTTAACTGGAAATAGAATCTTAGATGAGGATGGAAAAGAAATCAAAACCCATTTCAATCCTCTGGACGAGCGTATCGTTCAATTAATTGAAAAGATTAATTATTCTATTAATGAGCTGAATGATAGCCTCAAACCAAAACAATTAGTTAATCCAACCGCCTTAGCTAAACAAATTTGGCAGGATATATGGTCAGTTAGCGGCGCCACGCCTGAGAATTGTCTATATACGTTCGTTGAGCTTTTTATTTTTAAATATTTGAGTGATTTAGATGTGCTCAAAGGACGTCATAATTTTTACAAGCTTATTGAGGATTTTAAAGACAATAACGCCGATGATTTATTAGAGGATTACGCTAAGTCGATAAGGCCTAAAATCAAGGATCTTTTTCCTGCTGGAAAGGATGGTACTACTATTATTAATGGTACAATATTCGTTAGCAAGGATCAAAAGGCAGTAAAAGGTTATAGTACTGTATTTAAAAAGGTGCTTTTAAGATTTTGTGATTACGGTAAACTTGAGCACATAGACTACGATTTTAAAAGTCAGCTTTTTGAAAGCTTTTTGAAAGAGAGCATCAGTAAAAAGAATTGGGGGCAATTTTTCACTCCGCTTAAGGTCGTAAGATCTATAGTTGAAATGGCAAAAGATGAAATAAAAGAGGGCGCCGTAATTTGCGATCCGGCATGTGGGGTGGGTAAGTTTCTGCTTGAACCAATTGTTACAAAATTGGATCAATACTTCACCGTCGAAAAAAATCTTTTGATTCCTAAAATAACAATTCATGGGTTCGACAAAGGCTTTGACAAGGATGAGCAAAAAACAATTATTCTTGCGAAAGCAAATATGCTAATTTACTTCTCGGATATTTTAAAGGAAAATTCGGGTCTTACACAGCAGTTCGCAAAACTTTTCAACGACAGTTTTACGTTAAAGACCAACTCAATACTGGGTACCTTATCAGAACCCGTTGAAAATACCTATGATTTGATCCTAACTAATCCCCCATATGTTACAAGTGGTAGTAGCAATTTAAAGGCAGAAATCAAAAAGGATGGGGAATTAGTTAACTACTATAAAGTTAATGCAATGGGTGTAGAGGGATTGTTCATGGAGTGGATAGTAAAGGCCCTAAAACCAAATGGTAAAGCAATCATTGTCGTGCCAGATGGAATTTTCAATAGACAAAACGATAAGAACCTTCGTAAGTTTATTATCGACGAGTGTTTTATTGACTCAATAATTTCATTGCCTTTAAAGACTTTTTTCACTACTCCGAAAAAAACGTATATTTTATCAATCACTAAAAAATCTAGGAAGAGTGATGTTCAAACGGCGCCTGTATTCACATACCTAGCCAGTGAGATAGGCGAAAGTAGGGACGTTTATAGATTTGATATTGAGCAAGATGATCTTGGGGAAGCGATCGCTCTTTATTCTTTCTTTAAAGGAAACAAAACTGGATTTGAGAAAATCAACAGCGATCCGAGATGTAAAATACAGCCATTTGCTAAATTTAATCCTGAAAATCACTGGTCGGTGGATAGATGGTGGACAAAAGAAGAGCAAATTGGTCTTGGCATTTTGGAGCAAGATGAAATCGTATCACTTAATAACTTAAGTGAGATTTTGTCAGATTTTTCGAATACACTTAATGAATACTCAAATTTATTAAATTCCGTCTCAGAAAAGGAATCTATTGATAGTGATTTTCAGGAGATTCAATTAGATGATAAAGCTTATTTTAACTTAAGCATAGGAAAAAGAGTACTTAAAAGGGATATTATAAAAATAAAAGGAGATATTCCTATTTATAGTGCAAACGTAAACGTTCCTGTCGGTTTTCATAATCAAAGCAATATCGAAGACTTTAATAACAATTTTGTCCTTTGGGGAATCGATGGTGACTTTGATTTTAACGCAATACCAAAGAATTCACCGTTTGTTTCAACTGACCACTGTGGAGTTATCAGAGTTATGACTGACGATATCTTGCCCGAATATTTATTGATACAGTTAGAAATCGGACGACATAAATATGGTTTTGATCGAGGCCTTAGAGCATCGCTTAGAAACATTAAGGAAGTTGCCATAAAGGTCCCATTCAACAAAGACGGGTCTATAAATATACCAAAGCAGAGGGAGATAATTGAAAAATATGAGTATGTAAAGGAATTGAAAGCAAAGATTGCCGATTACAAGAATTTAATTTCAGAACTTACTATAGATGTTGAAAAATAG
- a CDS encoding IS982 family transposase, producing MHNLKTNFDKILEISKLALTEYMLADGNFFKYRNLPKLSDIEIVALSITSEALGIDSENLLFSKLRTEYSGEFPNLIDRSNYNRRRKRLQDYIALVAQPISEIINPDNHQFIIDSVPVPICQNVRISRTSICREDLHVQPSRGYHASHRLHYYGFKMQLIISKAGVPVSMGITAANVHDVHYLSQLENLELNECELIADKGYLSLPYQTTLFEQDRIRLITPLRNNMKKRTTLWNPSYRYVRKRVETLFSQLCDHLYIKRNYAKSLSGLFTRMCSKISGVAVLQLINFKNNKPINHLKHALAA from the coding sequence ATGCACAACTTAAAGACCAATTTCGATAAGATTCTTGAGATTAGCAAACTTGCTTTGACAGAATATATGTTAGCGGATGGCAACTTCTTCAAGTACAGGAATTTGCCAAAACTGTCAGATATAGAGATAGTTGCTTTGTCTATTACTTCCGAAGCACTGGGTATTGACTCGGAAAACCTGCTGTTTTCTAAACTTAGAACAGAATATAGCGGGGAGTTTCCTAATTTAATAGACCGGTCTAATTACAACAGAAGACGAAAGAGACTTCAGGATTATATTGCCCTGGTGGCTCAACCTATATCGGAAATAATCAATCCCGATAACCACCAGTTTATTATAGATTCGGTACCTGTTCCTATTTGTCAGAATGTAAGGATTTCCAGGACCAGCATATGCAGAGAAGATTTGCATGTACAACCTTCCAGAGGGTATCATGCATCTCACAGGCTGCATTATTACGGGTTCAAAATGCAACTGATTATTTCGAAAGCCGGTGTTCCGGTATCAATGGGAATAACGGCTGCTAATGTACATGATGTACACTATCTCAGCCAGCTTGAAAATCTGGAACTAAATGAATGTGAATTAATTGCAGATAAAGGATATTTATCCCTGCCCTATCAAACCACTCTTTTTGAACAGGACAGGATTCGGTTAATCACCCCTTTAAGGAATAATATGAAGAAAAGAACAACGCTCTGGAATCCTTCTTACCGATACGTCCGAAAGCGAGTGGAAACGCTGTTTTCTCAGCTTTGCGACCACCTTTACATCAAAAGGAATTATGCAAAATCGCTCAGCGGGCTCTTCACAAGGATGTGTTCAAAGATAAGTGGCGTAGCCGTTCTGCAGTTGATCAATTTCAAAAACAACAAACCCATTAATCACTTAAAACATGCCCTTGCCGCTTAA
- a CDS encoding TetR/AcrR family transcriptional regulator gives MNIQIIKKEKITDKKSALLSATLTLVNDHGFHDAPMSKIAKLAGVAPATIYLYFENKQNLINTLYLEVKASFNKFAFNGYHEDMPVKKGFEIIWYNVADYKLNQIKEASFLSQCDNTPMIDEEIRKEGLKHLQPLLDLWEKGKEEGIIKPLSIFVLYSYAIYPLSFLMAMQDRNLYTLDKKVLDETFRAAWDAIKL, from the coding sequence ATGAATATTCAAATTATTAAGAAAGAAAAAATAACGGATAAAAAAAGTGCCCTACTGAGCGCTACTCTAACGTTGGTGAATGATCATGGCTTTCATGATGCTCCAATGTCCAAAATTGCAAAACTTGCGGGAGTGGCACCGGCCACCATCTATCTTTATTTCGAAAATAAACAAAATCTGATCAATACCCTTTACCTTGAAGTAAAGGCTTCTTTTAATAAATTCGCGTTTAATGGCTACCATGAGGACATGCCTGTTAAAAAAGGTTTCGAAATAATATGGTACAATGTTGCTGATTATAAATTAAATCAAATAAAAGAGGCTTCATTTTTATCTCAATGTGATAATACGCCTATGATAGACGAAGAAATCAGGAAAGAAGGATTAAAACATTTGCAACCCCTACTTGATTTATGGGAAAAAGGAAAAGAGGAAGGTATTATAAAGCCTCTTTCAATCTTTGTTCTCTACTCTTATGCAATATATCCTTTGTCTTTTCTCATGGCCATGCAGGATAGAAACCTGTACACTTTGGACAAAAAGGTATTAGATGAAACTTTTCGAGCTGCCTGGGATGCCATAAAATTGTGA